A portion of the Achromobacter sp. MFA1 R4 genome contains these proteins:
- a CDS encoding heavy metal sensor histidine kinase — protein sequence MGKQPRSLRRWLSQRLAIQTFIALSLVCIAVYYATNLNLARRQDALMQQKVEVVRHVVEENGADGDSARMQHKLEDFFYGRPEFTLVLEVNGKPVVFGNPLNNDADRERSISFSLPHPGTRGGSLTAKLVLDISEDVRLRRGLAWTLFACALLGSLVVAAMGTITVRMALTPVDSLAQQAAKLSPDRIGERLNEAGQAIEILPLVRQFNAVLQRLERAYIQMEGFNADVAHEMRTPLTTLIGETELALRTRPDRDALLDILGSNLEELERLSSIVKDMLFLSQADRGARVRGAWEHSIAAIVHEVSQYHEAEALEAGVSIVVEGDAASRIDRPLFQRAVSNLLSNAIRYAIARSVIKISLSNEKVGEVVLAVCNEGVPISPEHLPRLFYRFYRTDSSREFEANHHGLGLAIVAAIARMHGGTTFAQSAGRHTTIGFRIDVPCPECELEITNSLRSNAARKPSTPI from the coding sequence GTGGGCAAACAGCCTAGATCCCTACGGCGTTGGCTATCGCAAAGACTCGCGATCCAAACCTTCATAGCGCTCAGCTTGGTCTGCATCGCGGTCTATTACGCGACAAATCTAAACCTCGCCCGTCGCCAAGACGCCCTGATGCAACAGAAGGTTGAAGTGGTTCGTCACGTCGTCGAGGAGAATGGCGCCGATGGCGACTCAGCCAGGATGCAGCACAAGCTCGAAGATTTTTTCTACGGGCGCCCGGAGTTTACTCTGGTACTTGAAGTTAACGGAAAGCCAGTCGTCTTTGGCAACCCGTTGAACAATGATGCCGATAGAGAACGCAGCATATCGTTCTCCTTGCCACATCCAGGCACGCGGGGCGGGTCGTTGACCGCCAAATTGGTTCTCGATATTTCGGAGGATGTGCGGCTTCGTAGGGGGCTAGCATGGACGCTATTCGCCTGCGCCCTTTTAGGCTCGCTTGTGGTGGCTGCCATGGGAACCATTACTGTGCGCATGGCGCTCACGCCCGTAGACTCGCTCGCGCAACAGGCCGCCAAACTTTCACCAGACCGCATCGGCGAGCGCCTCAATGAGGCAGGTCAAGCAATTGAGATCTTGCCCCTCGTGCGCCAGTTCAATGCAGTATTGCAGCGATTGGAGCGCGCTTACATTCAAATGGAAGGCTTCAATGCCGATGTGGCCCACGAAATGCGTACGCCGCTCACCACGTTGATCGGTGAAACGGAGCTTGCCCTGCGGACACGTCCCGACCGAGACGCGCTGCTGGATATTTTGGGATCGAATCTCGAAGAATTGGAACGGCTGTCCAGCATCGTGAAAGACATGCTTTTCCTATCGCAGGCCGATCGAGGTGCTAGGGTCAGGGGGGCATGGGAACACAGTATTGCAGCGATTGTGCATGAAGTGAGCCAGTACCATGAGGCCGAAGCCCTGGAGGCTGGCGTATCCATTGTCGTAGAAGGCGATGCGGCTTCGCGGATAGACAGACCGCTATTCCAGCGGGCGGTTTCCAACCTGCTTTCAAATGCTATCCGTTATGCCATTGCGAGAAGCGTTATAAAGATCAGCCTGTCGAACGAGAAAGTCGGTGAGGTGGTGTTAGCCGTGTGTAATGAAGGCGTGCCGATCTCGCCCGAGCACTTACCGCGACTTTTTTACCGCTTTTATCGAACCGACAGTTCCCGTGAATTTGAAGCAAATCATCACGGCCTGGGACTTGCCATTGTCGCCGCCATTGCCCGCATGCATGGCGGCACTACTTTTGCACAGTCGGCCGGCCGGCACACGACAATAGGTTTCAGAATCGACGTGCCGTGCCCGGAATGTGAACTGGAAATCACCAACTCTCTCAGGTCGAATGCTGCTCGGAAGCCTTCTACACCCATCTAA
- a CDS encoding heavy metal response regulator transcription factor encodes MKVLVIEDEKKLAEYLRRALTDHNYVVDVATDGRVGLHLAQESEYDLVLLDIMLPGMDGLSILNELRKTSQVPVLMLTARDKLEDRVHGLHEGADDYLSKPFALSELLARVLALVRRSGRQAPQAESPNLLRVGDLDLDLLRRRASRNGQRLELTAKEFTLLTLLMRKQGEVLSRLELAEQVWDMNFNSNTNVVEVAIRRLRGKVDDPFDNKLLHTVRGMGYVLEVRKI; translated from the coding sequence ATGAAAGTTCTTGTAATCGAAGACGAGAAAAAGCTTGCCGAGTATTTAAGACGCGCGCTGACAGACCACAACTATGTTGTCGACGTCGCGACCGACGGCCGTGTCGGTCTTCATCTTGCCCAAGAAAGCGAATACGATCTCGTCCTTCTTGACATCATGCTGCCCGGCATGGACGGCCTTAGCATTCTGAACGAACTGCGGAAGACCAGCCAGGTTCCGGTCCTCATGCTCACGGCGAGGGACAAGCTCGAAGACCGCGTGCACGGCTTGCATGAAGGCGCAGACGACTACCTGTCCAAACCCTTTGCGTTGTCGGAATTGCTTGCACGTGTGTTAGCGCTGGTCCGGCGCAGTGGCCGACAGGCACCGCAGGCCGAAAGCCCCAACTTACTTCGAGTCGGAGACCTTGATCTGGACCTGTTGCGCAGACGTGCGAGTCGAAACGGACAACGTTTAGAACTGACAGCAAAGGAGTTCACGCTTCTGACGCTTCTAATGCGAAAGCAAGGAGAAGTACTGTCACGGCTCGAGTTGGCCGAACAAGTTTGGGACATGAACTTCAACAGCAACACCAACGTAGTTGAAGTCGCTATCCGCCGCCTACGAGGCAAGGTCGATGATCCGTTTGACAACAAGTTGCTGCACACAGTGCGCGGTATGGGCTATGTGCTGGAAGTCCGGAAAATTTAA
- a CDS encoding DUF4148 domain-containing protein produces the protein MLTYPTRIVLTLAAAFSLSTAAQASGSWHQTNTEIGYETAQGHATDGKSAEQVKAELAEAKADKRAWALTYRNVASPGWSKQETGRTRADVQNEAAAMSAEDRARIDQIYTPG, from the coding sequence ATGCTGACCTATCCCACCCGCATCGTACTCACGCTCGCCGCAGCATTTTCGTTGTCAACTGCCGCGCAGGCGTCGGGCTCGTGGCATCAAACAAATACCGAAATCGGCTATGAGACCGCTCAGGGCCATGCAACGGATGGAAAGTCCGCCGAACAGGTCAAGGCGGAACTGGCCGAAGCGAAGGCTGACAAGCGCGCTTGGGCCTTGACGTACAGAAACGTGGCTAGCCCTGGGTGGTCGAAACAGGAGACTGGTCGTACGCGCGCAGATGTGCAGAATGAGGCCGCAGCGATGAGCGCCGAGGACCGTGCTCGTATTGACCAGATCTACACGCCAGGCTAA